The following proteins come from a genomic window of Geomonas sp. RF6:
- a CDS encoding outer membrane beta-barrel domain-containing protein, with the protein MKKVVSSVLMAAAITAVAQPVFAGERAGALSVSPFVGGYTFDGEQHLKTAPVYGLRLGYDITKNLGVEAVGDYLSSERTRGGERSVNAVSYRLDLLYNFLADGPLVPYLAAGGGGMTIGHGGSFDNRDGNELLYSNSGRNTAATANVGGGLKYFLTDSVALRGDVRQLFVFGEKTMYNWEYTAGLSFLFGGEKAVPAPAPAPAAAEKAASVPPPAAVPTASLSVAPSSIRKGESATLKWTSQNATDCSIAPEVGAVRPQGSMTVTPAGDTSYTLSCNGPGGSTTSAAQVAIALPVAPPAAPAPKATLTATPASVSRGESAKLQWSSQNATNCDVQPGVGPVKTQGEMSVTPSDNTAYTLTCNGDGGTVHDTANISVVAPAPPAPKAEELCVTLDINFITGKAAIPAQYRPELEKVANFMKTYPQVKGVIEGHTDNVGSKAMNDRLSLRRAQSVKDYLVKEFGIDPSRLQAKGYGFSKPVASNATAEGRRNNRRIVANFDCVQK; encoded by the coding sequence ATGAAAAAAGTAGTCTCATCGGTATTGATGGCTGCCGCCATAACTGCAGTGGCGCAACCGGTTTTTGCTGGAGAGCGTGCAGGTGCACTCTCCGTGTCGCCGTTCGTGGGCGGGTACACTTTCGATGGGGAGCAGCACCTCAAAACTGCGCCCGTGTACGGGCTGCGCCTTGGCTACGACATCACCAAAAACCTTGGGGTTGAAGCCGTAGGCGACTACCTGTCGAGCGAAAGGACGCGGGGAGGCGAGAGGAGTGTGAATGCCGTGTCGTACCGTCTGGACCTTCTCTACAACTTCCTGGCCGATGGTCCTCTGGTGCCGTATCTAGCTGCCGGCGGAGGGGGGATGACCATCGGCCACGGCGGGAGCTTCGACAACCGCGACGGCAACGAGCTTCTCTACAGTAACTCCGGCAGGAACACGGCCGCGACTGCTAACGTCGGCGGCGGCTTGAAGTACTTTCTGACCGACTCCGTTGCCCTACGCGGCGATGTCCGTCAGCTCTTCGTTTTCGGCGAAAAAACTATGTATAACTGGGAATACACCGCTGGCCTCTCCTTCCTCTTCGGCGGCGAAAAAGCTGTCCCCGCTCCGGCTCCGGCTCCTGCAGCAGCAGAAAAAGCCGCTTCCGTACCGCCTCCGGCTGCGGTTCCGACAGCTTCCCTGTCAGTGGCACCCTCTTCCATCAGGAAAGGAGAGAGCGCAACCCTGAAATGGACGTCGCAAAACGCTACAGACTGCTCAATAGCCCCGGAAGTGGGTGCTGTCCGTCCGCAAGGCAGCATGACCGTCACACCGGCAGGGGATACCTCCTACACTCTTTCCTGCAATGGCCCCGGCGGCTCCACGACAAGTGCTGCACAGGTAGCGATCGCACTGCCTGTAGCTCCGCCTGCAGCGCCAGCACCAAAAGCCACTCTCACCGCAACTCCTGCCTCCGTTTCGCGTGGGGAGTCCGCCAAACTCCAGTGGTCGTCGCAAAATGCCACTAATTGCGATGTGCAGCCTGGTGTCGGCCCGGTGAAAACGCAGGGGGAGATGAGCGTCACCCCTTCCGACAACACCGCGTACACCCTTACCTGTAACGGAGATGGGGGCACGGTACATGATACCGCTAACATCTCGGTGGTGGCGCCGGCGCCTCCGGCGCCGAAAGCGGAAGAATTGTGTGTGACGCTGGATATCAACTTCATTACTGGGAAGGCGGCGATACCCGCGCAGTACCGGCCCGAGCTTGAGAAGGTCGCAAACTTCATGAAGACATATCCTCAGGTCAAGGGCGTGATAGAAGGACACACTGACAACGTCGGTAGCAAGGCAATGAATGACAGGCTGTCACTGCGTCGCGCCCAAAGCGTCAAGGACTACCTGGTGAAGGAATTCGGTATTGACCCATCCCGCCTCCAGGCGAAAGGGTACGGCTTCTCCAAGCCTGTTGCCAGCAACGCCACCGCGGAGGGGCGCCGGAACAATCGCAGGATAGTGGCAAACTTCGACTGCGTGCAGAAGTAG
- the mscL gene encoding large conductance mechanosensitive channel protein MscL gives MLQEFKAFLTKSNALALAVGVIIGAATGKVVSGIVDDLLMPIVGLILPAGDWREAKWVMRTVVDIKGKASESAIAYGHLLGTLVDFLFIALIVFLITKALLKPPPAPPVKSCPECLESIPAQARRCRACGAAVA, from the coding sequence ATGCTGCAAGAGTTCAAGGCTTTCCTGACGAAGTCGAATGCGTTGGCCCTGGCTGTAGGGGTTATCATTGGTGCGGCCACTGGGAAGGTTGTGTCCGGAATTGTGGATGATCTCCTGATGCCGATCGTTGGCCTGATCCTGCCGGCAGGGGACTGGCGGGAGGCGAAATGGGTTATGCGCACAGTCGTTGATATCAAGGGGAAGGCTAGTGAGAGCGCCATCGCATATGGGCACCTGCTCGGGACGTTGGTTGACTTCCTATTCATTGCCCTGATAGTATTCCTGATCACGAAGGCGCTCCTGAAACCGCCTCCGGCACCCCCTGTGAAGAGCTGCCCTGAATGCCTCGAAAGCATTCCTGCGCAGGCCCGTCGATGCAGGGCGTGCGGGGCAGCAGTCGCCTGA
- a CDS encoding ferritin-like domain-containing protein, producing MSVYGYEEIVASAVDNEIEAFDFYSSAAGKVADVTLKAIFKDLAEEELKHREFLQNLLSEPQKMSFDPGHDYNIAQAVDDPKLSIWMKPSEAIALAIKKEEDAMVKYSRLATVSSDGPQKDMFEALSRMEQGHKVKLETLYNDMAFAEAW from the coding sequence ATGAGCGTGTATGGGTATGAGGAGATCGTCGCCTCAGCCGTCGACAACGAGATTGAAGCATTTGATTTTTACAGCTCCGCCGCGGGAAAAGTGGCCGACGTTACTCTAAAGGCAATCTTCAAAGACCTCGCCGAAGAGGAGCTGAAGCACCGTGAGTTCCTGCAGAATCTTCTCAGCGAGCCCCAGAAGATGAGTTTCGATCCAGGTCACGACTACAATATCGCCCAGGCGGTTGACGACCCGAAACTGAGCATCTGGATGAAACCGTCAGAAGCCATTGCACTGGCAATAAAAAAGGAAGAAGACGCAATGGTCAAGTACTCTAGGCTTGCGACCGTCAGTTCAGACGGCCCTCAAAAGGATATGTTTGAAGCCTTGTCGCGCATGGAGCAGGGGCATAAGGTCAAGTTGGAAACGCTGTACAACGACATGGCCTTCGCTGAAGCGTGGTAG
- a CDS encoding CZB domain-containing protein translates to MNAKQIDNALVSHALWRARLTAALAIGRLDMSLAQIQADNECDFGKWLYSPLLAFQEKQSEHYRTVKELHAEFHRTAGRIATLAIEGKRAEAEHMMTSGG, encoded by the coding sequence ATGAATGCAAAGCAAATTGACAACGCACTCGTAAGTCATGCTTTATGGAGAGCGCGGCTCACCGCGGCTCTTGCTATCGGAAGATTGGATATGTCACTCGCGCAAATTCAGGCTGATAATGAATGCGACTTCGGCAAATGGCTTTACAGCCCCTTACTCGCCTTCCAGGAAAAACAATCCGAACACTACCGGACGGTTAAAGAACTTCATGCCGAGTTCCACAGAACAGCTGGTCGTATTGCCACACTAGCAATTGAAGGGAAAAGAGCCGAGGCAGAACACATGATGACATCAGGAGGTTAG
- a CDS encoding PAS domain S-box protein: MNGNDGRHSSVEGKVVVYLQSSEDVQMIHEALEEAGVASVVCVAPDHFISVLQTGAGAAIVGTEMLTPAVVPLLRDILEKQPSWSYLPLFILLTDDTDNSPDCDCFIGDVEYIARPTQARTLVPRIGAALRRRQRQYKVRDEVLALKYSENRYRTLFNSIVEGFCIIRMIFDDSGKPIDYLFLETNAAFERYTGLHARGETLRDLAPMHEEQWLEAYGRVALTGEPARFVSHASQLDRWFEVYAFRHGPPEKGELAVLFSDITERKTAEDAARSSEGRFAKIFNFAPALIGITTLEEGRIIDVNDNALQFLGYARAEVLGRTTQEIGLWGDEQDRARIIRAVEEHAGSIRNLEITYRGKSGAVFTGLYSAEIIDFDHNRYLLSMVQDITDLKGAQEEIERLNRDLESQVAELKEANTELEAFNRMVSHDLRQPLNRMGLLIQAVEMLCGEALSEECKDHVRGIYQRTLAMNDLITSLLNFSNSTRVELRRELIDITDMAKDVAAEVTFNAPGRGITFRAAEGMVTHADRGLIRAVLQNLIGNAWKYTSMRVDAVIEVGVTEFEGRETFYVRDNGMGFDMAQAGELFAPFKRLPGVEEYIGFGIGLATVERIIRRHGGCVWAESEPDRGATFYFTLP; this comes from the coding sequence TTGAACGGGAACGATGGCAGACATAGTAGCGTCGAAGGCAAGGTCGTTGTTTACCTGCAGAGCTCGGAAGACGTCCAGATGATCCACGAGGCGCTTGAGGAGGCCGGCGTAGCGTCTGTCGTCTGCGTGGCGCCAGATCACTTCATTTCTGTCCTCCAGACTGGAGCTGGTGCCGCCATCGTGGGGACGGAGATGCTTACTCCAGCAGTGGTGCCCTTGCTAAGAGACATACTGGAAAAGCAACCTTCCTGGTCCTACCTCCCCCTCTTCATTCTTTTAACCGATGACACAGACAATTCCCCAGACTGCGACTGCTTTATCGGGGATGTCGAGTATATCGCTCGTCCCACCCAGGCCCGTACACTGGTTCCCCGCATTGGCGCAGCGCTCAGGAGAAGACAACGCCAATACAAGGTCAGAGACGAGGTTCTGGCTCTCAAGTACTCCGAAAACCGTTACCGCACCCTGTTCAATTCCATCGTCGAGGGCTTCTGCATCATCAGAATGATCTTCGACGACAGCGGAAAGCCGATCGACTATCTCTTTCTCGAGACCAACGCGGCATTCGAGCGATATACCGGCCTGCACGCGCGGGGAGAAACCCTGCGCGACTTGGCCCCTATGCACGAAGAGCAGTGGCTTGAGGCATACGGGCGAGTGGCGCTCACAGGTGAACCTGCACGGTTTGTAAGTCACGCCTCGCAGCTGGATCGGTGGTTCGAGGTGTACGCTTTTCGGCATGGTCCCCCGGAGAAGGGGGAGTTGGCCGTTCTCTTCAGCGACATCACTGAAAGGAAAACGGCTGAGGATGCCGCCCGAAGTTCCGAGGGGCGGTTCGCAAAAATATTCAACTTCGCCCCGGCATTGATCGGCATCACTACGCTCGAAGAGGGCAGAATAATCGATGTGAACGACAATGCGCTGCAGTTTCTGGGGTATGCCAGGGCTGAGGTTCTGGGGAGAACGACTCAGGAGATCGGCCTGTGGGGGGATGAACAGGACCGGGCCCGGATAATACGGGCGGTCGAGGAGCATGCGGGTTCCATCCGCAACCTCGAGATCACCTATCGGGGGAAAAGCGGAGCCGTTTTCACCGGCCTCTACTCGGCCGAGATCATTGATTTCGACCACAATCGCTATCTGCTCAGCATGGTCCAGGACATCACCGATCTAAAAGGTGCGCAGGAGGAAATTGAACGGCTGAATCGAGATCTGGAGAGCCAGGTGGCGGAGCTTAAGGAGGCGAACACAGAGCTCGAGGCGTTCAACCGCATGGTCTCGCACGACCTGCGCCAGCCGCTCAACCGCATGGGGCTTTTAATCCAGGCTGTTGAGATGCTTTGCGGAGAGGCGCTTAGTGAGGAATGCAAAGACCACGTTCGCGGCATTTACCAGAGAACGCTGGCGATGAACGACCTCATTACCAGCCTGCTCAACTTCTCAAATTCAACAAGAGTGGAATTGCGTCGCGAGCTTATTGATATAACCGATATGGCAAAAGACGTCGCAGCGGAAGTCACATTCAACGCCCCGGGCCGCGGGATTACTTTCCGCGCTGCTGAGGGGATGGTGACCCATGCCGACCGCGGACTGATACGCGCGGTCCTGCAGAACCTCATCGGGAATGCCTGGAAGTACACCAGCATGCGTGTCGACGCGGTCATCGAGGTCGGCGTCACGGAGTTCGAGGGAAGGGAGACGTTTTACGTCAGGGACAACGGCATGGGGTTCGACATGGCGCAGGCAGGCGAACTCTTCGCTCCCTTCAAGAGGCTTCCCGGAGTTGAGGAATACATAGGTTTCGGTATCGGCCTCGCTACAGTCGAGCGTATCATCCGTCGGCATGGAGGCTGTGTCTGGGCCGAGTCCGAGCCCGATCGGGGTGCGACTTTCTACTTCACCCTGCCGTAG
- a CDS encoding GAF domain-containing sensor histidine kinase has protein sequence MNQFDVSEHVADPERLAALRAVALLDTPTEEAFDRLAWLATRSLHAPVALVSLVDADRQFFKSCIGLPEPWQAQRETPLTHSFCKYNRVAGKPLVIEDARQDPLFRDNLAVKDLNVIAYLGMPLVTADGYILGSFCVIDGKPRQWTEEEISIVAKLSYAVMTEIQLRTEIAVRIKAEEALVLERAALTSEVAARLDAEERLKAQHGELREAYEKLQKETADRLSVSEQLRLREHMLLQQSRLAAMGEMISNIAHQWRQPLNLMALLAQDIPATFSAGGVDDEYINGNVGKMMAAINHMSETIDNFRHFFSPTKAKVPFCIAEMVHRTVALLSAVLDGAEIKVTVSGSKPILTGFPREYSQVILNIFMNALDAFASRQVNDRAIRVEIGSEGEKSMVRITDNAGGIPEDIVEKIFDPYFTTKEPGKGTGIGLYMSKMIIERSMSGSLMVENVPGGASFIIKV, from the coding sequence ATGAACCAATTCGATGTTTCAGAACATGTAGCGGATCCGGAAAGGCTGGCAGCTTTGCGGGCTGTAGCCCTTCTGGATACGCCGACGGAGGAGGCATTCGACCGCCTTGCATGGCTGGCGACGCGGAGCTTGCATGCGCCAGTAGCGCTCGTATCTCTGGTAGATGCCGACCGCCAGTTCTTCAAGAGCTGCATCGGCCTGCCGGAGCCCTGGCAAGCCCAGCGTGAGACACCTCTGACACACTCATTCTGCAAGTACAACCGCGTTGCCGGGAAGCCGCTGGTGATCGAGGACGCGCGACAGGACCCGCTCTTCAGGGACAACCTCGCGGTTAAAGACTTAAACGTCATCGCCTACCTCGGCATGCCACTGGTAACCGCCGATGGGTACATCCTCGGATCCTTCTGCGTCATCGACGGTAAGCCGAGGCAATGGACGGAAGAAGAGATTTCCATAGTTGCCAAGCTGTCCTATGCCGTAATGACGGAAATCCAGCTCCGAACGGAAATCGCCGTGAGAATCAAGGCCGAAGAAGCCCTGGTGCTGGAGCGCGCCGCTTTGACTTCCGAGGTTGCGGCGCGTCTCGACGCGGAGGAGAGGCTGAAAGCCCAGCACGGGGAACTGCGCGAAGCCTACGAGAAGCTGCAAAAAGAGACGGCGGATCGGCTGAGCGTATCAGAGCAGCTCAGGCTGCGCGAGCACATGCTGCTGCAGCAGAGCCGACTGGCAGCGATGGGGGAAATGATCAGCAATATCGCTCACCAATGGAGGCAGCCGCTGAACCTAATGGCGCTGCTCGCACAGGACATACCCGCCACCTTCAGTGCGGGCGGGGTGGACGATGAGTATATCAATGGTAACGTCGGCAAAATGATGGCGGCGATAAACCACATGTCCGAGACGATAGATAATTTCCGGCATTTTTTCAGCCCGACCAAGGCGAAGGTGCCGTTTTGTATCGCAGAGATGGTCCACCGGACGGTTGCGCTCCTCTCCGCCGTCCTGGACGGCGCCGAAATCAAGGTAACAGTCTCGGGCTCGAAGCCGATACTTACGGGGTTTCCACGGGAGTATTCCCAGGTCATCCTCAATATCTTCATGAATGCACTGGATGCCTTTGCCTCGCGGCAGGTCAACGATCGTGCGATCAGGGTGGAGATCGGTTCCGAAGGCGAGAAATCGATGGTCCGGATCACTGATAACGCCGGGGGAATACCGGAGGACATCGTGGAAAAGATATTCGACCCGTACTTCACCACGAAGGAGCCCGGCAAGGGCACGGGCATCGGACTTTACATGTCGAAAATGATAATCGAAAGGAGCATGAGCGGGTCCTTGATGGTGGAAAACGTCCCCGGCGGGGCCAGCTTTATCATTAAGGTTTAG
- a CDS encoding tyrosine-type recombinase/integrase, which produces MPKRIQPLSDSQVESATPRDRDYKLSDGQGLHLLVTKSGGKLWRFQYRFDRKQKLLALGAYPAVPLEQARVLRDQAKEHLAHHVDPGSVKKAEKAAKAQTPLNTFEMVAREWYEKNQSRWSDAPDLLSRLEKDVFPFIGNHQISEITASEVLAVLRRIELRCLNMAHRIRTACDGIFCYAFATKRALFNPVNDLRGALQSKYKKKTRWESVPPAEPKEVQAVLRLIDGYEGSRIVKYALQFAFLVLALPVELRHAKWIDIDFETKRWHVQPERANEGISRIVPLSNQAMAILRNVRPLTEKSEYVFSSARSHTRCISNSAVSAALRVMGFEEELIFGERFRSMARTVLQDIFKVSPHIIAQQLEEKTSRSHKQGYDQAEDLALRHGMMQMWANYLDALRTGAERHAQEDMTA; this is translated from the coding sequence ATGCCAAAGCGGATTCAGCCACTGTCGGACTCTCAGGTGGAAAGTGCGACGCCGAGAGACAGGGACTACAAGTTGTCAGATGGCCAGGGCCTGCATCTGCTGGTTACCAAGTCAGGCGGGAAGTTATGGCGCTTCCAATACCGTTTCGACCGCAAGCAGAAGCTTCTCGCCCTCGGGGCTTACCCCGCTGTCCCATTGGAACAGGCGCGGGTATTGAGGGACCAGGCAAAAGAGCACTTGGCGCATCACGTCGATCCTGGCAGTGTGAAGAAGGCAGAAAAGGCAGCTAAGGCACAAACACCTCTTAATACGTTTGAAATGGTGGCTAGGGAGTGGTACGAGAAAAACCAGTCTCGCTGGTCAGATGCTCCCGACCTTTTATCCCGCCTCGAAAAGGATGTGTTTCCATTTATCGGCAACCATCAAATTTCCGAAATTACAGCGTCCGAAGTTCTGGCGGTCCTGCGTCGAATTGAGCTTCGGTGCCTCAATATGGCGCACCGTATCAGGACTGCCTGTGATGGAATCTTCTGCTATGCCTTTGCAACAAAAAGGGCTCTCTTCAACCCTGTCAATGACTTGCGTGGAGCTTTGCAGAGTAAGTACAAGAAAAAGACGAGATGGGAATCTGTACCTCCTGCTGAGCCTAAAGAAGTACAGGCCGTTCTACGTTTGATCGATGGGTACGAAGGCTCCCGTATCGTTAAATATGCCTTGCAGTTTGCTTTCCTTGTATTAGCTCTCCCTGTAGAACTTCGACACGCGAAGTGGATCGATATCGACTTCGAGACAAAACGGTGGCATGTCCAACCTGAAAGGGCGAACGAAGGAATCTCACGTATTGTCCCTCTATCAAATCAAGCTATGGCCATCCTGCGGAATGTTCGGCCTCTAACTGAAAAAAGTGAATACGTTTTCAGCTCTGCCAGATCGCACACCCGTTGTATTAGTAATAGCGCAGTCAGTGCTGCATTACGGGTAATGGGGTTTGAAGAAGAACTCATTTTTGGAGAGCGATTCCGTTCCATGGCGCGGACGGTTCTTCAAGACATCTTCAAAGTGAGCCCGCATATCATTGCGCAACAGCTTGAGGAGAAAACAAGTCGCTCGCACAAGCAGGGGTACGACCAAGCAGAGGATTTAGCATTACGACACGGCATGATGCAGATGTGGGCTAACTACTTGGACGCACTCAGAACTGGAGCGGAGCGACACGCGCAAGAGGACATGACGGCCTGA
- the thiC gene encoding phosphomethylpyrimidine synthase ThiC — MTQLEYARKGVITEKMRTAAAAEGVEPEFIRAGIAEGTIIICHNNVHTNGIPLAVGKGLRTKVNANIGSSADDTDIEKELEKARVAVANGADAIMDLSTGGPVDEIRRAVIAHTSACIGTVPLYQAALDAVRRQKKAIVEMTVEEMFQGILKHAEDGVDFITVHCGVTRATVERMRREGRIMDVVSRGGAFTIEWMAHNNQENPLFEHFDRLLEIAKAYDITLSLGDGFRPGCLADATDRAQIHELILLGELTQRAQEFGVQVMIEGPGHMAINQIEANILLQKRLCHGAPFYVLGPLVTDIAPGYDHITSAIGGTIAAAAGADFLCYVTPSEHLRLPTVEDVKEGVIACRIAAHAADIVKGVKGAREKDDKMAACRKKLDWEGQFALAIDPEKARRLRAESGVADHGACTMCGEFCAYKVMDDATEKEKKQAAV; from the coding sequence ATGACACAGCTTGAGTACGCCCGGAAAGGGGTAATAACCGAGAAGATGAGGACCGCCGCGGCCGCCGAAGGGGTGGAGCCGGAGTTCATCCGCGCCGGCATCGCCGAAGGGACGATCATCATCTGCCACAACAACGTCCACACCAACGGGATTCCCCTCGCCGTCGGGAAGGGTCTGCGCACGAAGGTGAACGCGAACATCGGCAGCTCCGCCGACGACACCGACATCGAGAAGGAGCTGGAGAAGGCGCGGGTGGCGGTGGCAAACGGCGCCGACGCCATCATGGACCTCTCCACCGGCGGCCCCGTCGACGAGATCCGCCGCGCCGTCATCGCGCATACCAGCGCCTGCATCGGCACCGTCCCGCTGTACCAGGCGGCGCTCGACGCGGTGCGCAGACAGAAGAAGGCGATTGTGGAGATGACCGTGGAGGAGATGTTCCAGGGGATCCTGAAACATGCCGAGGACGGCGTCGACTTCATCACCGTGCACTGCGGTGTGACGCGGGCGACGGTCGAGCGGATGCGCCGCGAGGGGCGGATCATGGATGTCGTCTCGCGCGGCGGCGCCTTCACCATCGAGTGGATGGCGCACAACAACCAGGAAAACCCGCTTTTCGAGCACTTCGACCGCCTTCTGGAGATCGCGAAGGCATACGACATCACCCTTTCGCTCGGTGACGGCTTCCGTCCCGGGTGCCTCGCCGACGCCACCGACCGCGCGCAGATCCACGAGCTCATCCTGCTGGGCGAGCTCACCCAGCGGGCGCAGGAGTTCGGGGTGCAGGTCATGATCGAAGGGCCGGGGCACATGGCGATCAACCAGATCGAGGCGAACATCCTCCTGCAGAAGAGGCTGTGCCACGGCGCGCCCTTCTACGTTTTGGGGCCGCTGGTGACCGACATCGCCCCCGGCTACGACCACATCACCTCCGCCATCGGCGGGACGATTGCCGCCGCCGCAGGGGCCGACTTCCTCTGCTACGTCACCCCGAGCGAGCACCTGAGGCTGCCGACCGTGGAGGATGTAAAGGAAGGGGTGATCGCCTGCCGCATCGCCGCCCACGCCGCCGACATCGTGAAGGGGGTGAAAGGCGCGCGGGAAAAGGACGACAAGATGGCGGCCTGCCGCAAAAAACTCGACTGGGAAGGGCAGTTTGCACTCGCCATCGACCCCGAGAAGGCGCGCCGCCTGCGCGCCGAGTCCGGCGTAGCCGACCACGGCGCCTGCACCATGTGCGGCGAGTTCTGCGCCTACAAGGTAATGGACGACGCCACCGAGAAGGAAAAGAAGCAGGCAGCAGTGTAG
- the thiD gene encoding bifunctional hydroxymethylpyrimidine kinase/phosphomethylpyrimidine kinase, with amino-acid sequence MDRHERSLKLVVDHSSTERRVCGLYLITDDGDRLLERVREALSGGVKIVQYRDKIRDYSDRVALGSELKWLCRQYGATFIVNDHVQLALELDADGVHLGQDDGDAVAARRMLGDKRIIGVSTHNLEEALAAQEAGADYVGLGAIFPTGSKDVPRTVGPQMVAQVKAQLRIPVVAIGGICRDNAGAVIDAGADAVAVISAILGAREPALAATEICLLFNRTAPFPRGKVLTVAGSDSCGGAGIQADLKTITLLGSYGASVITALTAQNTKGVSAIHAPPASFVAQQLEAVLTDLQIDVVKVGMLFSADIALALAQALQSYQLRMLVLDPVMTAKGGTELLAKVALNSMKQRLIPACYLFTPNVPEAERITGMEIYDEEGMERATRKLHLMGARNVLLKGGHLTGGTVTDILFDGTTYHRFSAPRTLTRNSHGTGCTLASAISAYLAQGEPLPVAVQKGKKFVTAALRLAQPLGKGHGPVNHFLAAREQAGQSIENQE; translated from the coding sequence ATGGACAGACACGAAAGATCGCTGAAGCTCGTGGTGGACCACAGCAGCACCGAGCGCCGCGTCTGTGGTCTCTACCTCATCACGGACGATGGGGACCGGCTGCTGGAGCGGGTGCGCGAGGCGCTGTCGGGTGGCGTGAAGATCGTCCAGTACCGCGACAAGATCCGCGACTACTCCGACCGGGTGGCGCTGGGGAGCGAGCTCAAATGGCTCTGCCGCCAGTACGGCGCGACCTTCATCGTGAACGACCACGTGCAGCTCGCCCTGGAACTCGACGCCGACGGCGTCCACCTCGGGCAGGACGACGGCGATGCCGTGGCCGCCCGCAGGATGCTCGGCGACAAGCGGATCATCGGTGTCTCCACCCACAACCTGGAGGAGGCGCTGGCAGCGCAGGAAGCGGGCGCGGACTATGTGGGACTCGGCGCGATCTTTCCCACCGGGAGCAAGGACGTCCCCCGCACCGTGGGGCCGCAGATGGTGGCGCAGGTGAAGGCGCAGCTGCGCATCCCGGTCGTGGCGATCGGCGGTATCTGCCGGGACAATGCGGGCGCGGTCATCGACGCCGGCGCCGACGCGGTCGCCGTCATCTCCGCGATCCTCGGAGCGCGCGAGCCGGCACTGGCGGCCACCGAGATCTGCCTCCTTTTCAACCGCACCGCCCCTTTCCCGCGCGGCAAGGTCCTCACCGTTGCCGGGAGCGACTCCTGCGGCGGCGCAGGGATCCAGGCGGACCTGAAGACGATAACGCTCCTCGGGAGCTACGGCGCCTCGGTCATCACCGCGCTGACTGCCCAGAACACGAAGGGGGTCTCCGCGATCCACGCGCCCCCCGCGAGCTTCGTCGCGCAGCAACTGGAGGCGGTGCTGACCGATCTGCAGATAGACGTGGTGAAGGTGGGGATGCTCTTTTCCGCCGACATCGCGCTGGCGCTCGCCCAGGCGCTGCAAAGTTACCAGCTGCGCATGCTCGTCCTCGATCCGGTCATGACTGCGAAAGGGGGGACCGAGCTCCTGGCGAAGGTGGCGCTAAATAGCATGAAGCAGCGGTTGATTCCCGCCTGCTACCTCTTCACGCCGAACGTCCCGGAGGCGGAACGGATCACCGGGATGGAGATATACGATGAAGAGGGAATGGAGCGGGCAACGAGGAAGCTGCACCTCATGGGCGCGAGAAACGTCCTTCTGAAGGGGGGGCACCTGACCGGCGGGACGGTGACGGACATCCTCTTTGACGGGACCACTTACCACCGCTTCTCCGCGCCCCGCACCCTCACCCGCAATTCCCACGGCACCGGCTGCACCCTCGCCTCCGCGATCTCTGCCTATCTCGCGCAGGGAGAACCACTGCCGGTGGCGGTGCAAAAAGGAAAGAAATTCGTGACCGCAGCCCTGAGGCTCGCCCAGCCGCTCGGAAAGGGGCACGGTCCGGTGAACCATTTTCTGGCAGCCAGGGAGCAGGCGGGCCAGTCGATAGAGAACCAGGAGTAG